The window AGATAAATAACCAGCGCTCAATTGAAGTTTTGAAACGCGATGTCTTACATTGCAAGAATATAGTAGATTTTCAACAAAATATGATAGACAAACCGAAATTTTCAGTTTGTCTATCATATGAGTTTATTTAAAATTATTGTTACCTTTTACTCCAAAGCTTTGGAAACAAAATTAAACATATACGCGTTCATCTTAGGTCCACCATTCATAGGGGACCCGTTAATAACGAATGAACCTCTATGAACACCTACAATTTGATTGTCAGTGTTTATCAATGCTGAACCTGATTGTCCTGGTGCAGTATCAATTTTATAAAAGGCTACAGATGCATCCTCTCTAGTAATATTTCCTCTCATACCAAATTGTGAAATTTCACCACTTGCCTGCATTAAATCTCCCGGATAACCATAAATATCGATATTTTGATTAAGAAGATTATTTACCTGTTTTATTCCGAGAGTACCTGCAACATCTCCCGCCTGTTTATTGTCTTTTGATACGTCTAAAACAAGAACAGCGAAGTCTTCGGAACTCGAACCAGTTGAAGCCCAATTGGCAGCTACATAATAATCATTGACAGTATAAGAACCAAACAATCCAACACTATTATTTACGCCAGGGTAAACCTTTGCACTAGTGATACTCTCTTTTGTTTCTGGCTTTATTACACAATGTCCATTTGTTAGAACCTTATTTTTTCCAATTAAAGTACCAGTACAAGAACCACCTGTCCCATCAGGCCACTTTATTTCAATATACGTAATTGCACTATATGGAAATTCTTTTGTATTCTCTACTTTTTTTCTACTATCTTCATCGATGACAATACGGGGTGATATTTGTATCGGGTCATTAGAAATAAAGTCATTAATAATAACTGGTGGTGGTGTAAGATCGGTATAGGACTGACTTTCTATGATGGAATCAATCTCAACGGGTGAAATTTCTCCTGTACCTTGAACACTTGGTATTTCATTGTCAAATTGCAAATTGCTGTTATTGAATTCTTCGTACTTAATTACCTCACCTTGTGAATTTACCATGTCATAAGGATGAGACACTTGACTTGGATCAAAAGAAAAGTTCCCTAAAGACCCTTCAGCAAAAACATTCATAGGAATTAATAAGAAAATTAGCATGAAGAAAAACTTAAAAGTATTTTTTTTCATTTTATTCCTCCTTTTGGTTTATTACTTACAGTTTAATGGTAACGTAAGGAAAAATAAACAAAAAATTGAAAATACTCTAAATTTAATTACTAATTTAATTATTCTGAATAATTTTACTAGGTTGGACTCTGAAATTTCAGTGTACCAAATTCTCACCCATTATTAATACCTTTCATGAGGTGTAGGGTGACAGATGAAATGCATACAAGTTCATCGTGGTTAATTCTGTTAGTCGAGCATTGAGACTATATTTATCTTCTTGTAATTTAGTAGAAACGCGATTATAAATAGCTTCTTAAGCATTGAACATAGCTAATTTATATCGGTACATTTCCTTGT of the Lysinibacillus fusiformis genome contains:
- a CDS encoding trypsin-like serine peptidase — encoded protein: MKKNTFKFFFMLIFLLIPMNVFAEGSLGNFSFDPSQVSHPYDMVNSQGEVIKYEEFNNSNLQFDNEIPSVQGTGEISPVEIDSIIESQSYTDLTPPPVIINDFISNDPIQISPRIVIDEDSRKKVENTKEFPYSAITYIEIKWPDGTGGSCTGTLIGKNKVLTNGHCVIKPETKESITSAKVYPGVNNSVGLFGSYTVNDYYVAANWASTGSSSEDFAVLVLDVSKDNKQAGDVAGTLGIKQVNNLLNQNIDIYGYPGDLMQASGEISQFGMRGNITREDASVAFYKIDTAPGQSGSALINTDNQIVGVHRGSFVINGSPMNGGPKMNAYMFNFVSKALE